One genomic region from Magallana gigas chromosome 3, xbMagGiga1.1, whole genome shotgun sequence encodes:
- the LOC105335328 gene encoding uncharacterized protein isoform X2: MSGDVVMINIDVTCPPNWTQHPSYKNICYRVGTTAGNFTSATAGCEAFLNGSTVVNVYNLEIHNFFADGLLSVGHEYYTGLTDVNGEYVFTQLNSEPLGPWDRWGSVTGGTCTVYANEGGVWVWHTNTCDQLCHYICEYIVPTPGKLPTVLIPVDATPMSGRVEIFWNYMWGPLRDSEFPNTVAIICNDLGHSVSRGAECLDSASCGTGKIWYEKVDCNGVYANLSECLADGAKLSTQTDHSKNTIVTCGDPLSTYQPTTDEFTTTAEATTETTTAEDTTTAEHTTTPQNVVTTDPITPQNNFTVIYNVTTTINITVTEIITINITATVTYTSSPVCSYWSSSDVTSSSIPTTNDPATTTTTTTTTTPRQEVPINEDPQPVIKAKDSAKYSTKTRQDHRPSAQAIGSFGVVIIVVILGAIVAIDVGTIGKEVQRWNRKKSAAGSRTRAKSGNISIRSTSARSFNNNGSSNNSARESAS, translated from the exons ATGTCCGGTGACGTAG TAATGATCAACATCGATGTGACCTGTCCCCCAAATTGGACCCAGCATCCGTCCTATAAGAACATTTGTTACCGTGTAGGTACCACCGCGGGAAACTTCACGTCCGCCACTGCGGGGTGTGAAGCTTTCCTAAATGGATCCACGGTGGTCAATGTCTACAACCTGGAAATTCACAACTTTTTCGCCGATGGACTTTTGTCAGT AGGTCATGAATATTACACCGGTCTTACTGATGTAAACGGAGAGTACGTATTCACACAGCTAAACAGTGAACCTCTGGGACCGTGGGACAGATGGGGCTCAGTCACAGGGGGCACGTGTACCGTGTACGCCAATGAGGGAGGGGTGTGGGTGTGGCACACCAACACCTGTGACCAGCTATGTCATTACATCTGTGAATACATTGTACCTACGCCAG GGAAGCTTCCGACGGTTTTGATCCCAGTAGACGCTACTCCTATGTCGGGACGAGTGGAGATTTTCTGGAACTACATGTGGGGACCCCTGAGGGACTCGGAGTTCCCAAACACTGTGGCCATCATCTGTAACGACCTAGGACATTC AGTCAGTAGAGGAGCCGAGTGCCTTGACTCTGCGAGTTGTGGGACGGGCAAGATCTGGTATGAGAAGGTCGATTGTAATGGCGTCTATGCGAACTTGTCGGAATGTCTAGCTGACGGTGCAAAACTCTCAACTCAAACCGATCACTCAAAGAACACCATCGTCACATGTGGAG ACCCATTATCAACTTATCAACCCACAACTGATGAATTTACAACGACTGCTGAAGCGACAACCGAAACAACGACAGCTGAGGACACAACAACAGCTGAACACACAACAACACCACAGAATGTTGTAACAACAGACCCAATCACTCCTCAAAATAACTTCACTGTTATTTATAACGTTACAACAACTATCAACATCACAGTTACTGAAATCATAACTATTAACATCACTGCCACCGTCACATACACGTCATCGCCAGTCTGCTCCTATTGGTCCTCTTCTGATGTGACGTCATCTTCGATTCCAACAACGA ATGACCCTgctacaactacaacaactactactactactacaccAAGGCAGGAGGTGCCCATAAACGAGGATCCCCAACCGGTGATAAAAGCCAAGGACAGCGCCAAATACTCCACAAAGACGCGCCAGGACCACAGGCCGTCTGCTCAGGCCATAGGCTCGTTTGGCGTCGTGATAATCGTAGTCATTCTAGGCGCCATTGTAGCAATAGACGTGGGAACCATCGGCAAAGAAGTGCAGCGATGGAACAGGAAGAAATCTGCTGCTGGGTCCAGGACCCGAGCTAAAAGTGGCAACATCAGCATAAGGTCAACAAGTGCGAGGTCATTTAATAACAACGGCAGTAGCAACAACTCGGCCAGAGAATCTGCGTCCTAG
- the LOC105335328 gene encoding uncharacterized protein isoform X1 produces MSRIRLLIMVILSSSTTNSVMINIDVTCPPNWTQHPSYKNICYRVGTTAGNFTSATAGCEAFLNGSTVVNVYNLEIHNFFADGLLSVGHEYYTGLTDVNGEYVFTQLNSEPLGPWDRWGSVTGGTCTVYANEGGVWVWHTNTCDQLCHYICEYIVPTPGKLPTVLIPVDATPMSGRVEIFWNYMWGPLRDSEFPNTVAIICNDLGHSVSRGAECLDSASCGTGKIWYEKVDCNGVYANLSECLADGAKLSTQTDHSKNTIVTCGDPLSTYQPTTDEFTTTAEATTETTTAEDTTTAEHTTTPQNVVTTDPITPQNNFTVIYNVTTTINITVTEIITINITATVTYTSSPVCSYWSSSDVTSSSIPTTNDPATTTTTTTTTTPRQEVPINEDPQPVIKAKDSAKYSTKTRQDHRPSAQAIGSFGVVIIVVILGAIVAIDVGTIGKEVQRWNRKKSAAGSRTRAKSGNISIRSTSARSFNNNGSSNNSARESAS; encoded by the exons ATGTCACGGATTCGTCTCCTGATTATGGTGATATTATCATCATCTACCACaaattcag TAATGATCAACATCGATGTGACCTGTCCCCCAAATTGGACCCAGCATCCGTCCTATAAGAACATTTGTTACCGTGTAGGTACCACCGCGGGAAACTTCACGTCCGCCACTGCGGGGTGTGAAGCTTTCCTAAATGGATCCACGGTGGTCAATGTCTACAACCTGGAAATTCACAACTTTTTCGCCGATGGACTTTTGTCAGT AGGTCATGAATATTACACCGGTCTTACTGATGTAAACGGAGAGTACGTATTCACACAGCTAAACAGTGAACCTCTGGGACCGTGGGACAGATGGGGCTCAGTCACAGGGGGCACGTGTACCGTGTACGCCAATGAGGGAGGGGTGTGGGTGTGGCACACCAACACCTGTGACCAGCTATGTCATTACATCTGTGAATACATTGTACCTACGCCAG GGAAGCTTCCGACGGTTTTGATCCCAGTAGACGCTACTCCTATGTCGGGACGAGTGGAGATTTTCTGGAACTACATGTGGGGACCCCTGAGGGACTCGGAGTTCCCAAACACTGTGGCCATCATCTGTAACGACCTAGGACATTC AGTCAGTAGAGGAGCCGAGTGCCTTGACTCTGCGAGTTGTGGGACGGGCAAGATCTGGTATGAGAAGGTCGATTGTAATGGCGTCTATGCGAACTTGTCGGAATGTCTAGCTGACGGTGCAAAACTCTCAACTCAAACCGATCACTCAAAGAACACCATCGTCACATGTGGAG ACCCATTATCAACTTATCAACCCACAACTGATGAATTTACAACGACTGCTGAAGCGACAACCGAAACAACGACAGCTGAGGACACAACAACAGCTGAACACACAACAACACCACAGAATGTTGTAACAACAGACCCAATCACTCCTCAAAATAACTTCACTGTTATTTATAACGTTACAACAACTATCAACATCACAGTTACTGAAATCATAACTATTAACATCACTGCCACCGTCACATACACGTCATCGCCAGTCTGCTCCTATTGGTCCTCTTCTGATGTGACGTCATCTTCGATTCCAACAACGA ATGACCCTgctacaactacaacaactactactactactacaccAAGGCAGGAGGTGCCCATAAACGAGGATCCCCAACCGGTGATAAAAGCCAAGGACAGCGCCAAATACTCCACAAAGACGCGCCAGGACCACAGGCCGTCTGCTCAGGCCATAGGCTCGTTTGGCGTCGTGATAATCGTAGTCATTCTAGGCGCCATTGTAGCAATAGACGTGGGAACCATCGGCAAAGAAGTGCAGCGATGGAACAGGAAGAAATCTGCTGCTGGGTCCAGGACCCGAGCTAAAAGTGGCAACATCAGCATAAGGTCAACAAGTGCGAGGTCATTTAATAACAACGGCAGTAGCAACAACTCGGCCAGAGAATCTGCGTCCTAG